In the genome of Actinomycetota bacterium, the window CATCCTCTCGCCCGCGCACGGCCGTCCGATCGCGACCCCGACCCAGGACATGGTGCTCGGGATCTACTACCTGACGATCGACGGGGACCGTCCGGCCAAAGACGAGGACATCCCGCGGTTCGGCTCGGTCGACGAGGCGATGATGGCGCTCGACTCCCACGTCGTGGGACTGCACGACGTGATCAAGATCCGTCTGCCGGGCAAGGCTCTGCCGGCCGAGCTCGTTCCGGAGGGCTTCGACGCCGACTCGGGTCGCATCCCGCTGATCGAGACGACGGTGGGCCGCGTGCTGTTCAACGGCGCGTTCCCGGATTCGTTCGAGTTCAAGGACCTACACGTGCTCAAGGGCGACGTGCAGAGCTACGTCGACGAGAGCGTGCGCGCCTACGACCGCGCGGTCACCGAGGAGATCCTCGACAACCTGAAGAATCTCGGGTTCCACTACGCGACGCGTGCCGGTGTCACGGTCGGCATCGAGGACGTGACGACGCCGCCCGCCAAGCAGTCGATCCTCGACGAGCAGGAGAAGAAGGCGTCGAAGGTCGAGACGCAGTTCCGGCGCGGCATCATCACCGACGACGAGCGTCGTCAAGAGCTGATCGAGATCTGGACGCAGGCCACCGACGAGGTCAAGGACGCGATGGAGGCCGGGTTCTCCAAGACGAACCCGATCTTCATGATGGCCAACTCGGGTGCTCGCGGGAACATCATGCAGATCCGTCAGCTCGCGGGGATGCGCGGGCTCGTCGCCAACCCGAAGGGTGAGATCATCCCGCGCCCGATCAAGGCGAACTTCCGCGAGGGTCTGTCGGTGCTCGAGTACTTCATCTCGACGCACGGTGCCCGCAAGGGCCTGGCCGACACCGCGCTGCGAACCGCCGACTCGGGCTACCTGACCCGACGCCTGGTCGACGTCTCGCAGGAACTGATCATCCGCGAGGAGGACTGCGGCTCGGACCGCGGGATCCCCGTGACGGTGACGGTCACCAAGCCCGACGGAACGAGCGTGCGCGCCGCGCACGTCGAGACCTCGATCTACGGTCGCGTGATCGCCGAGCCGGTGAAGGTCGGCAGCAAGAAGGTCGCCGATGCCGGAACCGAGGTCGACGACGAGGTCATGGAGAAGCTGGTCGAGGCCGGGGTCGGCGAGGTCCTGTGCCGGTCGGTCACGACCTGCGAGGCCGAGGTCGGCGTCTGCCAGGCGTGTTACGGCCGCAACCTGGCGACGGGACGTCTCGTCGAGATCGGTGAGGCGGTCGGGATCATCGCCGCGCAGTCGATCGGCGAGCCGGGCACCCAGCTGACGATGCGGACGTTCCACACCGGTGGCGTCGCGGGAGAGGACATCACCCACGGTCTGCCCCGCGTGGTCGAGCTGTTCGAGGCCCGCAAGCCCAAGGGTGAGGCGCAGATCACCGAGCTGTCCGGTGTCGTCGCGATCGAGGACGACGACGAGAAGAAGGTCCGCAAGATCACGGTTACGGCCGACGACGGAGAGCAGGTCCAGTACGAGGTCTCGCTCCGCGCCCGGCTGCTCGTGAGCGACGGCGAAGAGGTCTCGGTCGGCCAACAGCTGATCGAGGGTTCGGTGAACCCGCACGAGAAGCTGCGCGTCGAGGGCGTCCAGGCGCTGCAGGTCCACCTCACGGACGAGGTCCAGCAGGTGTACCGGTCGCAGGGCGTGACGATCCACGACAAGCACATCGAGCTGATCGTGCGGCAGATGCTGCGCAAGGTGGCGATCATCGAGCCGGGCGACACGGAGTTCCTGCCCGCGGACGTGGTCGACCGCAAGCGGTTCGAGGAGACCAACGCCGAGATCGTCGAGAACGGGAGCACGCCCGCCAGCGCGCGGCCGATGCTGCTCGGGATCACGAAGGCGTCGCTCGCGACGGACTCGTGGCTGGCGGCGGCGTCGTTCCAGGAGACGACGAAGGTGCTCACCGACGCGGCGATCAGCGCCAAGTCGGACCCGCTGCTGGGTTTGAAGGAGAACGTGATCATCGGCAAGCTGATCCCCGCCGGGACGGGCATGAGCCGCTACCGCAACATCCAGGTGAAGATCGACCCGGACGCGATCCCCGAGTACTGGCTCGCTCGTCAGAAGGAGCTGGCCGAGCTGGCCGCCGTCGACGGCGAGCAGGCTCCGGTGGGTGCGGTCGGTTCGATCACCCGCGAGCAGGCCGAGGAGATGCTCGGTGGCGGTGGGCCGACGCCCGTGCCGGCCGGCGCCGACAAGGAGAAGCGCTCGTAGGCGCGGCGGCGCGGCGGCGTAGGGTCGCGGTGCGCTCGGGCGTGTCGGTGCCGCGTGCGATGCTTCGCTCCGGTTCATCGTCAGCTGCCTGACGACTTGACCCTGCTCTGTTGCTCGCGATGACGTCAGCTGCCTGACGACTTGACCCTGCTCTGTTGCTCGCGATGACGTCAGCTGCCTGACGAACCGTCCCGCAGTGAGGCGCGCTCGCGTCAGCTGCCTGACGAACCGTCCCGCAGTGAGGCGCGCTCGCGTCAGCTGCCTGACGAACCGTCAGGGGGTTGACGCTTTCGTCCGATCCACAGCAGCCTCGAGTCGTAAGGGGGCTGACGCGTTCTCCGAAATAGCTCCTCCCCCCAGTCGTAAGGCGGTTGACGCACGCGCCGGCCGCCGGAGGGAGGCATCAGCGCCATGGAAACCCCTAGCACCCCTGCCACCGGGACCGACCCTCCGACCCCGAGCCGCCGCCCCCACGATCGGCTCACGTGGCTGTTCCATCACGCGATCGGGGCGAACGAGGCGGCCCTTCGGGACATCTTCAGGGATCTGGACATCACGATGGCCCAGTTCCTCGCGCTCACCGACGTGGCCCGCCTCGGCGAGGTGCCGCCCGCCCACCTCGCCTGCGCCTCCGGCATCAGCCGCCAATCGATGCACGCATCACTCCGGCGCATGCAACGTGCCGGCCTCGTGCGACTCCACCCCGCCTACGACGGCCGTGGCGCGAACGTCGTGGCCATCACCAAGCGAGGAGAGGCGGTGCGCAAGCGCGCCGAGGAGCAGATCCTCTGGTTCGAGCGGTTGATCGCCGCACGCCTCGGCGATCCCCGGCGTGACGAACTCGCGCACCTGCTCCGCGCGTACGTGCGGACGATCGAGCAGCTGTGGAACAGGCCGTCGGTCGCGGCCTGGCAGTGGGACGACTGAATCGCGAGATCGCACGCGCGATCACTCGGCCCGGGTGAGCTCCATCAGCTCTTCGTGCACGGCGGGCGGACCGGCGACGATGTTCCCGGCCAGCCAGTCGCCACCGCCGTTCCAATCGGTCACCACGCCACCGGCCTCCTCGATCAGCAGACCGCCCGCGGCCACGTCCCACGTCGACAGCGCCAACTCGAAGAACCCGTCGAACACGCCCGCGGCCACCCACGCGAGATCCAGCGCAGCGGCGCCGGGGCGTCGTAGATCCTCGAACCGAGTCAGCGCCCAGCGGAACACCTGCAGGTACTCGGGCAGCAGGTCCTTCCGACGGAACGGGAACCCCGTTCCCACGACGGCTCGGTTCGGGGGCCGCGTCGACACGCGCAGACGAACCGGTTCCTCACGGGCACCCTCCCGGAGCCCGAACGCTCCTTCGCCGCGTGCCGCAACCCAGGTCTCCTCGAGGAACGGCGCGTGGATCGCTCCGACGAGGGGGCGTCCCTCGTCCACGAGCGCGACCGACACCCCGACCAAGGGCAAGCCGTGGACGAAGTTCGTCGTTCCGTCGAGGGGATCGACCACCCAGTAGCGATCCTCGTCCACTCCTCCCGCCCGCCCACCGTCCTCCTCGGCGAGCACCTGCACGTCGGGGGTCTCGGCCGCGAGCAGATCGAGGATCGCCCGCTCGGAGGCCCGGTCGACCTCGGTCACGTAGTCCCCGGCACCCTTGTCCTCGGCGGCGCGCTCGCCGGCTCCGCTACGGACCACCTCTCCGCCGCGCCGGGCGGCACGCTCGGCGAGGGAGCGGAGGGCGCGCAGATCCGAGGAGACGCGGGACACGCCCGGGACGCTACCGCACCCGGGACCCGCGCCACGCGCACCACGCGCACCACGCGCACCACGCGCGCGCACCTCCGCTCAGCCGAAGAAGATCTCGGTGACCCAGACGGTGGCGCCGTTGCACACGTCGGGATCCGCGGGGGTGCGGGCGACCCCGATCCCGACCCGGCGGAACCGCGGGCCGAGGACGTTCTTCCGCGAGGACCGGCGGCGCATCGTCGCGCGGTGGAACCGTCGCACCGAGCGGTGGCACCCCACGTTCTCGGCCCACGACCGGAACCGGTACCCGCGATTCTCCAGCTTCCTCGGAAGGTTGCGCGAAGGAGAAATCTGCTCTGACCGTGCCATCCGGCGGCTGTGCTGCTCCGCGAGCCGGTCGGCCTTCCGGGCGCCCTTCAGGGGCCGCAGGTCGCGCTGTTTCCGATCCATGTTGATCAGCCGTCGAAGATCGGTCTCCGGACTCGCCCCCGAGGTGCCCACGGGTCCCGACAACACGACCAGGCACGCGATCGCGACGGCGATCAGCGCTCGGTGCGATCTGGGAGAGCTCGTCGGGCCACGCATAGGTCGGGTAGCCTAACCCAGACGGGGGACCGGACGCCCGTTCGTGCCGTACGACCTGCGACGGAGCCCTCCGTCGCGTTGACGGTCGGGTTCCGTGCCTAGTAGCCTTGTCCACCGCGCCTCGCGGGCAGTTGTTGTCCGCGGATCCGAGTTGTCCGAGGGGGTTCCCAAGGGACGTACCGCGCGTTTGACAGCGCTCGTCGTCGTCCCTGGAAGCCGGGCCCGCACGGTCCGGCTTCTCGTTCGGAAGGCCCCGAAACGTGCACGACCGACCACGGAAGACCTATGCCTACGATCCAACAGCTGGTTCGCAGCGGCCGCCAACGGCCGCGCAAGAAGAGCAAGGCCCCCGCGCTGAAGAACTCGCCGCAGCGGCGGGGCGTCTGTACGCGCGTGTACACGGCGACCCCGAAGAAACCGAACTCCGCGCTGCGGAAGGTCGCGCGCGTTCGGCTCAACAGCGGCATCGAGGTAACCGCGTACATCCCCGGCGAGGGCCACAACCTCCAGGAGCACTCGATCGTCCTCGTCCGCGGCGGCCGCGTGAAGGACATGCCGGGCGTTCGCTACAAGATCGTCCGTGGCACCCTCGATACCGCAGGGGTCCGCGAACGTAAGCAGGCTCGTTCGCGTTACGGCGCGAAGCGAGGGGGCGAATAACCGATGCCTCGCCGTGGCCCTGCGTTCCGTCGTGAGACCGCTCCCGACCCGGTCTACCAGAACCCGCTGGTCACCCAGTTGATCAACAAGGTCCTGCTCGCCGGCAAAAAGAACACCGCCGAGCGGATCGTCTACAAGGCCCTCGAACAGATCAGCGAGCGCACCGCGAACGACCCGGTGATCACGCTGAAGAAGGCCGTCGAGAACGTCCGCCCGATGCTCGAGGTGCGCTCTCGGCGCGTCGGTGGTGCCAACTACCAGGTGCCCGTCGAGGTACGTCCGAGTCGTGGGAACACGCTCGCGCTGCGCTGGCTCGTGAACTTCGCGCGCGCCCGCCGCGAGAACTCGATGTCCGACCGGCTGGTCGCCGAGATCATGGACGCATCGACCGGGCAGGGCGGGTCGGTCAAACGCCGTGAAGACATGCACAAGATGGCCGAGGCGAACAAGGCGTTCGCGCATTACCGGTGGTGATCGTGGCTGAGGCAGCGGAAGAGATCAAGGGACGTCAGTCCGGAGGGTCCAGCAAGGACCTCGTTCTCCGGGAGTTCCCGCTCGCCCTGACCCGCAACATCGGGATCATGGCCCACATCGACGCGGGCAAGACGACCACGACCGAGCGGATCCTCTACTACACCGGCAAGGCATACAAGATCGGCGAGGTCCACGAGGGAACCGCGGCGATGGACTGGATGGTCCAAGAGCGCGAGCGCGGCATCACGATCACCTCGGCGGCCACCACGTGCCAGTGGAAGGGCCACTGGATCAACATCATCGACACGCCCGGCCACGTCGACTTCACGGTCGAAGTCGAGCGGTCGCTCCGGGTGCTCGACGGCGCGGTCGCGGTGTTCGACGCCGTCGCCGGGGTCGAGCCCCAGTCCGAGACCGTGTGGCGCCAGGCCGACACCTACGACGTTCCCCGCATCTGTTTCGTGAACAAGATGGACCGCACCGGTGCCAACTTCGAGCGCACGGTCGAGATGATCGTCGACCGCCTCGCGGCCAACCCGCTCGTCCTGCATCTTCCCTGGGGCACCG includes:
- the rpoC gene encoding DNA-directed RNA polymerase subunit beta'; translated protein: GKQGRFRQNLLGKRVDYSGRSVIVVGPELRLHQCGLPKQMALELFKPFVMKRLVDQALAQNIKSAKRMVERARPQVWDVLEDVIREHPVMLNRAPTLHRLGIQAFEPVLVEGKAIQIHPLVCTAFNADFDGDQMAVHVPLSAEAQAEARILMLSTNNILSPAHGRPIATPTQDMVLGIYYLTIDGDRPAKDEDIPRFGSVDEAMMALDSHVVGLHDVIKIRLPGKALPAELVPEGFDADSGRIPLIETTVGRVLFNGAFPDSFEFKDLHVLKGDVQSYVDESVRAYDRAVTEEILDNLKNLGFHYATRAGVTVGIEDVTTPPAKQSILDEQEKKASKVETQFRRGIITDDERRQELIEIWTQATDEVKDAMEAGFSKTNPIFMMANSGARGNIMQIRQLAGMRGLVANPKGEIIPRPIKANFREGLSVLEYFISTHGARKGLADTALRTADSGYLTRRLVDVSQELIIREEDCGSDRGIPVTVTVTKPDGTSVRAAHVETSIYGRVIAEPVKVGSKKVADAGTEVDDEVMEKLVEAGVGEVLCRSVTTCEAEVGVCQACYGRNLATGRLVEIGEAVGIIAAQSIGEPGTQLTMRTFHTGGVAGEDITHGLPRVVELFEARKPKGEAQITELSGVVAIEDDDEKKVRKITVTADDGEQVQYEVSLRARLLVSDGEEVSVGQQLIEGSVNPHEKLRVEGVQALQVHLTDEVQQVYRSQGVTIHDKHIELIVRQMLRKVAIIEPGDTEFLPADVVDRKRFEETNAEIVENGSTPASARPMLLGITKASLATDSWLAAASFQETTKVLTDAAISAKSDPLLGLKENVIIGKLIPAGTGMSRYRNIQVKIDPDAIPEYWLARQKELAELAAVDGEQAPVGAVGSITREQAEEMLGGGGPTPVPAGADKEKRS
- a CDS encoding MarR family winged helix-turn-helix transcriptional regulator, which produces METPSTPATGTDPPTPSRRPHDRLTWLFHHAIGANEAALRDIFRDLDITMAQFLALTDVARLGEVPPAHLACASGISRQSMHASLRRMQRAGLVRLHPAYDGRGANVVAITKRGEAVRKRAEEQILWFERLIAARLGDPRRDELAHLLRAYVRTIEQLWNRPSVAAWQWDD
- a CDS encoding inositol monophosphatase family protein; the protein is MSRVSSDLRALRSLAERAARRGGEVVRSGAGERAAEDKGAGDYVTEVDRASERAILDLLAAETPDVQVLAEEDGGRAGGVDEDRYWVVDPLDGTTNFVHGLPLVGVSVALVDEGRPLVGAIHAPFLEETWVAARGEGAFGLREGAREEPVRLRVSTRPPNRAVVGTGFPFRRKDLLPEYLQVFRWALTRFEDLRRPGAAALDLAWVAAGVFDGFFELALSTWDVAAGGLLIEEAGGVVTDWNGGGDWLAGNIVAGPPAVHEELMELTRAE
- a CDS encoding CAP domain-containing protein; translation: MRGPTSSPRSHRALIAVAIACLVVLSGPVGTSGASPETDLRRLINMDRKQRDLRPLKGARKADRLAEQHSRRMARSEQISPSRNLPRKLENRGYRFRSWAENVGCHRSVRRFHRATMRRRSSRKNVLGPRFRRVGIGVARTPADPDVCNGATVWVTEIFFG
- the rpsL gene encoding 30S ribosomal protein S12, translated to MPTIQQLVRSGRQRPRKKSKAPALKNSPQRRGVCTRVYTATPKKPNSALRKVARVRLNSGIEVTAYIPGEGHNLQEHSIVLVRGGRVKDMPGVRYKIVRGTLDTAGVRERKQARSRYGAKRGGE
- the rpsG gene encoding 30S ribosomal protein S7 translates to MPRRGPAFRRETAPDPVYQNPLVTQLINKVLLAGKKNTAERIVYKALEQISERTANDPVITLKKAVENVRPMLEVRSRRVGGANYQVPVEVRPSRGNTLALRWLVNFARARRENSMSDRLVAEIMDASTGQGGSVKRREDMHKMAEANKAFAHYRW